The following coding sequences are from one Methanococcoides orientis window:
- a CDS encoding HamA C-terminal domain-containing protein: MLPKKEIGQDFLDLFYHEIVDFDLENQNKLNLFILRIDSNRFAYDDLLYELYDNIITFSLSRQELDNFKNSQGGKKYVTARDKFRDYTSNEGELGEVLLYCFLESHLNAPKIITKLEIKTANNDYVKGADGVHLLKLNSSDFQLIFGESKLDSDLKSGIYDAFGSIMKFLDDKKNKVRFETNLINSQLIKESVDDSTYDFLKKIIIPSANEDEYNIDKSFGIFLGFDIKVDDDKKKLSNAEFRQYLRENTKDSVLSSVKTIKKQIEKKDLWGYTFYLYIVPFTDLKEIRKDIIEKLTT, translated from the coding sequence ATGCTACCAAAGAAAGAAATTGGACAAGATTTCTTGGATCTTTTTTATCATGAGATCGTTGATTTTGATTTGGAAAATCAAAACAAATTGAATCTCTTTATCCTAAGAATAGATAGCAACAGGTTTGCTTATGATGATTTATTGTATGAACTATATGATAACATTATTACCTTTTCTCTTTCAAGACAGGAACTAGATAACTTTAAAAATAGTCAGGGTGGCAAAAAATATGTTACTGCTCGCGATAAATTTAGAGATTATACTAGTAATGAAGGAGAATTGGGTGAAGTATTACTCTATTGTTTTCTTGAGTCACACCTTAATGCTCCAAAAATAATAACAAAACTTGAAATAAAAACGGCTAATAACGATTATGTAAAAGGGGCAGATGGGGTACATTTGTTAAAGTTAAACTCTAGTGATTTTCAGTTAATTTTTGGAGAATCAAAACTGGATTCTGACTTAAAAAGTGGGATATATGATGCATTTGGCTCAATAATGAAATTTTTAGATGATAAAAAGAATAAAGTTAGATTTGAAACGAATTTGATAAATAGTCAACTAATTAAGGAGTCAGTTGATGATTCAACATATGACTTTTTGAAAAAGATAATAATCCCGTCTGCAAATGAAGATGAGTACAACATAGACAAATCTTTTGGAATCTTTTTAGGTTTTGATATTAAAGTTGATGATGATAAAAAAAAGCTTAGTAACGCAGAATTTCGCCAATATTTAAGAGAAAATACTAAAGATTCAGTTCTCAGTTCTGTTAAAACCATAAAAAAGCAAATAGAAAAAAAAGATCTATGGGGTTACACTTTTTATCTGTATATCGTCCCATTTACAGATTTGAAAGAAATAAGAAAAGACATCATTGAAAAATTGACCACTTAA
- a CDS encoding DEAD/DEAH box helicase, whose product MNATLIDKLTEDVLGDQYFKELFIKASSSLSAELFQLPTRDVELTEKEYVHLLRFADILSNSSDSKARNKSYQIISILNHAYKEDPTYRTYSKAVFAKLGNFPAIEYLEKKDRNPAKLPFDRNLEKTAKEIIQSVPDSEGLVFTDVQYELFTKLKNSKLFSFSGPTSMGKSFIIKSFIREVLGNTPKENLVIMVPTRALINQFTLDLKSELGNYIEEYGYKIVTNSNVSELLEDNSNYVFILTPERLLSYLSKKDNPSLGFIFVDEAHKIASQKDLRSVTAYKAIEKTLQTFTNINLYFASPNVSNPEIFLKVFNKNPSKNFHTIESPVSQNLFFINMLEFSVSHYIDDSIKTFHPKLLTDLYETNNLIKHLGKNDYNIVYCNSKNTTIEKSFSFANIISKENFVISQETKKAIKQIQDYIHEDFYLASFLEVGIAYHFGSLPQLVRNIVENLYRDGHIKYLFCTSTLLEGVNLPTKNVFILVNKNGRSQFTDIDFWNLAGRAGRLKKELSGNIYCIRDDIKNWKNTEVLEQKNDIKLKPTIEEKTDTEKELMKIEKTLLNEDIKGTLTEKEILEYIANIICIDTLKIDSGYQSPVIQKLIEMNKSEIISIAHKKAGKLKVPLEVLNSNQSIDIEIQNKVYNFILKRKNTSSVLLPQKVDYSNCLKVLSKFYDNYEWDKKEKNLKNKNSLSYFALLMNQWINGTSLNQIIKDSIDYHVTNKKHIYIAHKDAGEFNKNNKEHINALIGSIIEDIEGTLRYSFEKYFTHYYMSLVEVFGEENAGVNWSQFLEYGTQNRLSIALQNLGVSRHTANYILQKHKNVLIIEDNKLKGINKNKLFADMKKTNIEYEEIKSIFG is encoded by the coding sequence ATGAATGCTACTCTAATTGATAAATTAACCGAAGACGTTCTTGGAGATCAATATTTTAAAGAATTATTCATAAAAGCTTCAAGTTCGTTATCAGCAGAGCTATTTCAGTTGCCAACAAGAGACGTAGAACTTACAGAAAAAGAGTATGTTCATTTGTTGAGATTTGCTGATATTCTTTCAAATTCGTCTGATTCTAAAGCTCGTAATAAATCATATCAAATTATTAGCATATTGAATCATGCGTATAAAGAGGATCCCACTTATCGAACTTATTCAAAAGCTGTTTTTGCTAAGCTAGGAAATTTTCCAGCGATTGAATATCTGGAAAAAAAAGATAGAAACCCTGCAAAATTACCTTTTGATAGAAATTTGGAAAAAACAGCTAAAGAGATTATTCAATCTGTGCCAGATTCAGAAGGATTAGTATTTACAGATGTACAATACGAATTATTCACAAAGCTCAAGAATTCAAAATTATTCAGTTTCTCTGGTCCAACTTCAATGGGAAAGTCGTTCATTATAAAGTCATTTATCAGAGAAGTACTTGGAAATACGCCCAAAGAAAATTTGGTTATAATGGTACCCACGAGAGCATTGATAAACCAATTTACTCTTGATTTAAAAAGTGAGCTTGGTAACTATATTGAAGAATATGGGTATAAAATTGTAACAAATTCTAACGTAAGTGAATTATTAGAAGATAATTCTAATTATGTTTTTATTCTAACACCTGAAAGACTATTAAGCTATTTGTCTAAAAAAGATAATCCTTCATTGGGTTTTATTTTTGTCGATGAAGCACATAAAATAGCATCACAGAAAGATTTGAGAAGTGTAACTGCCTATAAAGCTATTGAAAAAACATTGCAGACATTCACTAATATCAATTTATATTTTGCATCTCCAAATGTATCGAACCCAGAAATTTTTCTAAAAGTATTTAACAAGAATCCCAGCAAAAATTTCCACACAATCGAATCACCAGTATCTCAAAATTTATTTTTCATAAATATGTTAGAATTCTCAGTATCTCATTATATTGATGATTCGATCAAGACATTTCATCCAAAATTACTTACTGACCTTTATGAGACAAATAATCTCATTAAACACTTGGGTAAAAATGATTACAACATCGTTTATTGTAATTCAAAAAATACAACTATAGAAAAATCATTCAGCTTTGCAAATATTATAAGCAAAGAAAATTTTGTAATTTCTCAAGAGACAAAGAAAGCAATTAAACAGATTCAGGATTACATCCATGAAGATTTCTACTTAGCCTCTTTTTTGGAAGTAGGAATTGCATACCATTTTGGAAGTCTTCCTCAATTGGTCCGAAATATTGTAGAGAATCTTTATCGAGATGGTCACATAAAATACCTTTTTTGCACATCTACCTTATTAGAAGGTGTAAACCTTCCGACTAAAAATGTGTTCATACTTGTCAATAAAAATGGTAGATCACAATTTACAGACATTGATTTTTGGAATCTTGCAGGTAGAGCTGGAAGGTTGAAAAAAGAATTATCTGGGAATATATATTGTATTAGAGATGATATTAAAAATTGGAAAAATACAGAAGTATTAGAACAAAAAAATGATATTAAACTCAAACCTACTATCGAGGAAAAAACTGATACTGAAAAAGAGTTAATGAAAATAGAAAAAACACTTCTAAATGAAGATATTAAAGGAACTCTAACAGAAAAAGAAATATTAGAGTACATTGCAAATATTATTTGTATTGATACGCTAAAAATAGATAGTGGATATCAAAGCCCTGTTATACAAAAATTAATTGAAATGAATAAGTCTGAAATAATTTCAATTGCTCATAAAAAAGCAGGAAAATTAAAAGTTCCTCTGGAAGTTTTGAATTCTAATCAATCAATTGATATTGAAATACAAAACAAAGTATACAACTTTATTCTTAAAAGGAAAAATACTTCTTCAGTACTATTACCTCAAAAAGTGGACTATTCTAATTGCTTGAAGGTATTGTCAAAATTTTATGATAATTATGAATGGGATAAGAAGGAGAAAAATCTAAAGAACAAAAATTCGTTGAGCTATTTTGCTTTGCTTATGAACCAATGGATTAATGGGACTTCTCTTAACCAAATAATAAAGGATTCAATAGACTATCATGTAACCAATAAAAAACACATATACATTGCACATAAAGATGCTGGAGAATTTAATAAAAATAATAAAGAACATATTAACGCGCTTATTGGTAGTATTATTGAGGACATTGAAGGGACATTAAGATATTCATTTGAAAAGTATTTCACTCATTATTATATGAGTCTAGTTGAAGTTTTTGGAGAAGAGAACGCTGGGGTAAATTGGTCACAGTTTTTAGAGTATGGTACACAAAACCGTTTATCTATCGCCCTTCAAAATTTAGGAGTTTCTAGACATACTGCAAATTATATTCTACAAAAACATAAAAATGTGCTCATAATTGAGGATAATAAATTGAAGGGGATCAATAAAAATAAACTATTTGCAGATATGAAGAAGACAAATATTGAATATGAGGAGATTAAATCAATTTTTGGTTAA
- a CDS encoding magnesium transporter encodes MSYSSHAEEDDDVEIEEEYLGDYASIRSIVKEALPFQILATLGGAVAGLILVGMTDELELIPGLIVIYPAVLGMRGNISCTLGSRLGSAIHMGLITKIENNPELTNNILGSLTLGFILSVVLGILGHGMTALLGLESAGVVSLTLIAVLAGVSSGLILAVIAVLLAIGMFRFGFDPDNVVTPAIATIGDIVSMFMLLMAAKVVLML; translated from the coding sequence ATGTCTTACAGCTCCCACGCTGAAGAGGACGACGATGTTGAGATCGAGGAAGAATACCTGGGAGATTATGCCAGTATTCGGTCTATTGTGAAAGAGGCATTGCCGTTCCAGATCCTTGCGACGTTAGGAGGAGCTGTGGCTGGTCTTATTCTTGTGGGGATGACTGATGAGCTTGAGCTGATTCCGGGTTTGATCGTCATTTATCCGGCAGTTCTTGGTATGCGTGGGAACATTTCATGCACCCTTGGGTCTCGTCTTGGCAGTGCTATACACATGGGTCTTATTACTAAGATCGAGAACAATCCGGAGCTTACTAATAATATTTTAGGGTCGCTTACGCTTGGTTTTATTCTTTCTGTGGTTCTCGGGATATTAGGGCATGGTATGACAGCCCTGCTGGGGCTTGAAAGTGCGGGAGTTGTATCCCTTACGCTGATCGCTGTGCTTGCAGGGGTGTCCTCAGGGCTCATTCTTGCGGTTATTGCTGTGCTCCTTGCAATAGGCATGTTCAGGTTCGGTTTTGATCCTGACAACGTTGTGACGCCTGCAATTGCGACCATTGGGGACATCGTATCCATGTTCATGCTGTTAATGGCTGCAAAGGTGGTGCTGATGTTATGA
- a CDS encoding magnesium transporter, which produces MTYYTIESIVRRGLPILLLTSLLGLTAGQLMNSQIENLVAIPTILLLIPALIKIGGDTGSMLGARLASAFHMGIGTTHIQKNPVVKNSVIAAFIVGMSASVFLSVIAWMICCLGENTFSFFTIFTICIISSIFELVAVFSATIAIAFASHRFGIDPDDTVIPIIATLGDIVGIIAIFTTLHLMQII; this is translated from the coding sequence ATGACCTACTATACCATCGAGAGCATTGTCCGCAGGGGATTGCCTATCCTTTTGCTCACATCACTGCTCGGGCTTACTGCAGGTCAGCTGATGAACTCCCAGATCGAGAATCTGGTAGCCATACCCACCATACTGTTGCTGATACCCGCGCTGATCAAGATCGGCGGCGATACCGGAAGTATGCTGGGTGCAAGGCTGGCTTCGGCGTTCCATATGGGTATCGGTACCACGCACATCCAGAAGAACCCGGTCGTTAAGAACAGCGTCATTGCAGCATTTATCGTCGGGATGTCAGCTTCGGTGTTCCTGAGCGTTATTGCCTGGATGATATGCTGTCTTGGAGAAAATACCTTCAGTTTCTTCACAATATTTACCATATGCATCATTTCCAGCATTTTTGAACTGGTCGCTGTGTTCTCAGCTACCATCGCAATAGCATTCGCATCACACAGATTCGGTATCGATCCCGATGATACTGTAATTCCTATCATCGCAACACTGGGAGATATCGTTGGCATCATTGCTATTTTCACAACGTTACATCTGATGCAGATAATCTAA
- a CDS encoding potassium channel family protein has product MSHKEIKYIPRNLKDLLIEMKDTSELMVDLAYSAMVYDDEDISEEVLHLEERMDTLHYHMKMAAMLSTRRIDEAEDMVGVLQVAASAETIANAAGDIAKIVEMDLGIPLELKLGLREAEETIVKATVNENSDMCGRTLEDLELEVETGMWVIAIRRSNDWIYDPHHDTRVRPNDVIFARGHDEGVPLLVELATMKNYIPRKFEHVSVLKDLEKAVDLIVDMKNTAELSVGLAYSALLFDNTDIAEEVKALESEMDKKKSDLQHWVLETAKHVPDVNHLRGLLHLANASEFISDAAYGIADIVLRDIDLHPIITIAVRESDEVMIKMQVDGCSPIIGKSLRELKLETETGIHIMAIKRHERWVYSPVPRTMVKEGDILIGRGSQTSEEALLEMCACPVREDD; this is encoded by the coding sequence ATGAGTCACAAAGAAATCAAGTATATTCCGAGGAATCTAAAAGACCTTCTTATTGAGATGAAGGATACTTCGGAACTGATGGTAGATCTTGCTTATTCTGCAATGGTATATGATGACGAGGATATTTCTGAAGAAGTACTTCATCTTGAAGAACGGATGGACACTCTTCATTACCATATGAAAATGGCCGCAATGTTAAGCACACGCCGTATCGATGAAGCAGAAGATATGGTAGGTGTTCTTCAGGTGGCAGCATCCGCCGAGACCATTGCCAACGCAGCCGGTGATATCGCAAAGATCGTAGAGATGGATCTCGGTATCCCTCTTGAGCTTAAACTTGGTCTCAGGGAAGCCGAAGAGACAATTGTAAAGGCGACTGTCAATGAGAATTCCGATATGTGTGGACGTACCCTTGAAGACCTTGAACTTGAGGTCGAGACTGGTATGTGGGTAATCGCCATTCGAAGGAGCAATGACTGGATCTATGATCCGCATCACGACACCCGTGTCCGTCCAAACGATGTGATCTTCGCAAGAGGTCATGACGAAGGTGTGCCTCTGCTTGTTGAACTTGCAACCATGAAAAATTACATACCACGCAAGTTCGAACATGTGAGCGTTTTAAAGGATCTCGAAAAAGCAGTGGACCTTATAGTTGATATGAAGAACACCGCAGAACTGTCCGTAGGACTTGCATATTCAGCCCTGCTCTTTGATAACACCGACATCGCTGAAGAAGTAAAGGCCCTTGAGTCCGAGATGGATAAGAAGAAATCCGATCTTCAGCACTGGGTACTTGAGACCGCTAAACATGTTCCTGATGTGAATCACCTTCGTGGTCTGCTTCACCTTGCTAATGCATCCGAGTTCATCTCCGATGCTGCATACGGAATTGCAGACATTGTCCTTCGTGATATCGACCTTCACCCCATCATCACTATAGCAGTGCGTGAATCCGATGAGGTCATGATAAAGATGCAGGTTGACGGCTGTTCTCCGATAATAGGCAAAAGCCTCAGGGAGCTGAAGCTTGAGACCGAGACCGGTATTCATATAATGGCCATCAAGCGCCATGAACGCTGGGTCTACAGTCCTGTACCGCGAACAATGGTCAAGGAAGGGGATATTCTTATAGGACGTGGTTCACAGACAAGCGAGGAAGCATTACTCGAGATGTGTGCCTGTCCGGTAAGAGAGGATGACTGA
- a CDS encoding phosphocholine cytidylyltransferase family protein, producing the protein MNPDHSNRGNGAITTALLLAAGKGSRLYPLTRDTPKCLTMVHEASILERLVINLKKQGFKRLVVVTGYQEKCIRDFLETRACGMEIDFIISPLYATTNNIYSLWMARNIINEPFLLVESDLVFDGSLLDEMCSPDRIAVARMQPWMNGSTVTVNRSQNVKKFQNGIAGTFDEARYKTVNIYSFSLSSWQRITERLDQYISAGKVNDYYETVFAEMVADGSLDLKTVSFDSKRWYEIDTVADLAKAETLF; encoded by the coding sequence ATGAACCCAGACCACAGTAATCGTGGTAATGGAGCCATAACTACAGCATTATTATTGGCAGCCGGAAAGGGCAGCCGTCTTTATCCTCTGACACGCGACACACCGAAATGCCTCACAATGGTTCATGAGGCGTCTATTCTTGAACGACTTGTCATTAATTTGAAAAAGCAAGGCTTCAAACGTCTTGTTGTAGTCACAGGATACCAGGAAAAATGTATTCGTGATTTTTTAGAAACGCGGGCTTGTGGAATGGAGATCGACTTTATTATAAGCCCCCTTTACGCGACCACCAATAACATATATTCACTCTGGATGGCACGCAATATCATCAATGAGCCGTTTTTGCTTGTTGAAAGTGATCTTGTTTTTGATGGGTCTCTTCTGGATGAAATGTGCTCTCCTGACAGAATTGCCGTAGCACGCATGCAACCGTGGATGAATGGTTCCACTGTCACAGTCAATCGATCCCAAAATGTTAAGAAATTCCAAAATGGTATTGCTGGGACTTTTGATGAGGCCAGATACAAGACTGTTAATATCTACAGTTTTTCACTATCTTCATGGCAGCGTATTACAGAAAGACTTGACCAGTACATTTCAGCCGGCAAAGTAAATGACTATTATGAAACCGTATTTGCTGAAATGGTAGCTGATGGCAGTCTCGACCTTAAAACAGTCTCTTTTGACAGCAAGCGATGGTATGAGATCGATACAGTTGCAGACCTGGCAAAGGCTGAGACTCTATTTTAG
- a CDS encoding pyridoxal phosphate-dependent aminotransferase — protein sequence MMQQNYETQSEKYEFISGQHGGYYRHDFIDHAYLYNLYFPPEEVFTSFKDKIHDLVLNYPIAQDALDDLIGDLIDQPAERIVVGNGAAELIKIISGHISSKLIVPVPSFNEYVNAASVGKVVEFPLEFPSFQLDVDKFADEAIKVKADVAVVVTPNNPTSILVPKSDLISLAQKLADHDCMLIIDESFIDFAHDQDKATLEHELERYPNIAIIKSMSKAYGICGIRIGYLLTANLAFAESVRKGVHIWNINGFAEEFLRILPDYRQDFVESCKQVRIDRYNLYKSLCAIPGMTVYKPDANFIFCRLPDHAQSGPEVTRKLFIEHNMYIKHCKDKTLPDSDRYVRIASRTEAENCKLVEALVDVIDSNKVEVF from the coding sequence ATGATGCAACAAAATTATGAGACTCAATCTGAAAAATATGAATTTATTTCCGGACAGCATGGTGGTTACTATCGCCATGACTTTATTGATCATGCTTATCTTTATAATCTGTATTTCCCGCCAGAAGAAGTTTTTACAAGTTTTAAAGATAAAATTCACGACCTTGTCCTTAACTACCCGATTGCACAGGATGCTCTTGACGATCTCATAGGTGATCTGATCGATCAGCCTGCTGAAAGGATCGTTGTAGGAAACGGTGCTGCCGAACTTATCAAGATCATATCCGGCCATATATCCAGCAAGTTGATCGTTCCAGTACCATCTTTTAATGAATATGTGAATGCAGCATCAGTAGGCAAAGTAGTTGAATTTCCTCTTGAATTTCCATCTTTTCAATTGGATGTAGACAAGTTTGCTGATGAAGCGATCAAGGTTAAAGCAGATGTTGCTGTCGTGGTAACACCTAATAACCCAACATCGATCCTGGTTCCAAAGTCTGATCTAATATCTCTTGCACAAAAACTTGCAGACCATGACTGTATGCTGATCATCGATGAATCATTCATAGATTTTGCACATGATCAGGATAAGGCAACTCTGGAACATGAACTCGAACGTTATCCGAACATAGCCATCATTAAAAGCATGAGCAAAGCCTATGGTATCTGTGGTATCAGGATTGGTTATCTGCTAACTGCAAATTTAGCATTTGCTGAATCTGTAAGAAAAGGTGTACATATATGGAACATTAACGGATTTGCCGAAGAGTTTCTGCGAATATTGCCTGATTACAGACAGGATTTTGTCGAAAGCTGTAAACAGGTACGGATCGACAGGTATAATCTGTACAAAAGCCTGTGTGCTATCCCGGGAATGACTGTTTATAAACCCGATGCGAACTTTATTTTCTGCCGCCTCCCTGATCATGCACAAAGTGGTCCTGAAGTCACACGGAAGTTGTTCATTGAGCATAATATGTACATAAAACACTGTAAGGACAAGACCCTACCTGATTCTGACCGTTATGTTCGTATCGCCAGCCGTACTGAAGCAGAAAATTGCAAATTAGTTGAAGCATTAGTAGATGTTATTGACTCCAACAAAGTGGAAGTATTCTGA
- a CDS encoding CDP-alcohol phosphatidyltransferase family protein, producing the protein MNDSDHQQSHQTGMLAFARDLPNICSLAGLLCAVLSIYYAILGNLPIAIIGMIWAVVFDWGDGLIARRMKGRTDEYRAFGGQLDSLIDIVSFGICPAVFLLSYGDFSPWFLPGAFVIVAVSAIRLSYFNVFGLVDDSTYMGLALDNNVIILAFLFLFDSFFSHPIFSVAIYSLFMFMAVFNLAPIRTPKFSGRWFSVLLVYALVLTVIYSWMLWSK; encoded by the coding sequence ATGAACGATTCTGATCATCAGCAATCGCATCAGACAGGAATGCTTGCTTTCGCCCGGGACCTTCCAAACATCTGTTCTCTTGCAGGATTGTTATGTGCGGTCCTTAGCATATACTATGCCATATTAGGCAATTTACCTATCGCGATAATTGGAATGATCTGGGCTGTTGTTTTTGACTGGGGTGATGGTCTCATTGCTCGCAGGATGAAGGGACGAACTGATGAATATCGAGCTTTCGGGGGACAGCTTGACTCATTGATAGATATTGTAAGTTTTGGAATTTGCCCCGCTGTATTTCTCTTGAGCTATGGGGATTTCAGTCCATGGTTCTTGCCTGGAGCATTCGTGATCGTCGCTGTCAGTGCAATACGGCTGAGTTACTTCAATGTTTTCGGCCTGGTCGATGATTCGACATACATGGGATTGGCACTTGACAACAATGTCATTATTCTTGCTTTTCTCTTCCTGTTTGACAGTTTTTTTAGCCATCCGATCTTTTCAGTCGCTATATATTCATTGTTTATGTTTATGGCTGTCTTTAATTTAGCACCAATCCGAACGCCCAAGTTTTCTGGCAGGTGGTTTTCTGTTCTCCTGGTTTATGCCCTGGTGTTAACAGTCATCTATAGCTGGATGCTGTGGAGCAAGTAA
- the rpiA gene encoding ribose 5-phosphate isomerase A, whose protein sequence is MKERNANASSAEKQAAGIAAADLVKDGMVIGLGTGSTTAFAIAEVGRRVREEGLDVLAVVTSYQAEMLAIEAGVPLTSLAEHPVLDLAIDGADQVDANLNVIKGGGAAHTREKVVAYSAKRFVVVADDSKMSEKLNHFVPVEVLPYARELVKKQMIELEGVPLIRMASRKDGPVISDNGNVIMDVEFGTIEDPAELYQRLSACVGVVEHGLFLNTDEVYVGRKGGAVEIIK, encoded by the coding sequence ATGAAAGAAAGAAATGCAAATGCATCAAGTGCTGAGAAGCAGGCAGCAGGAATTGCAGCAGCTGATCTTGTAAAGGACGGCATGGTCATCGGTCTTGGAACCGGTTCCACCACAGCTTTTGCTATTGCAGAGGTTGGAAGGCGTGTAAGAGAGGAAGGACTGGATGTTCTTGCAGTTGTTACATCCTATCAGGCCGAAATGCTTGCTATTGAAGCAGGTGTGCCACTTACAAGCCTCGCTGAGCACCCTGTGCTCGATCTTGCTATCGATGGTGCAGACCAGGTCGATGCTAACCTGAATGTCATCAAGGGCGGCGGTGCAGCACACACTCGTGAGAAGGTCGTAGCCTACTCAGCAAAACGCTTTGTTGTGGTCGCAGATGATTCCAAGATGAGTGAAAAGCTTAACCACTTCGTGCCTGTGGAAGTACTTCCATATGCAAGAGAACTTGTGAAAAAGCAGATGATCGAACTTGAAGGTGTCCCTCTAATAAGAATGGCATCCCGCAAGGACGGTCCTGTCATCTCCGATAACGGAAATGTCATCATGGATGTTGAATTTGGCACCATTGAGGACCCGGCAGAACTTTACCAGAGGCTGTCTGCCTGTGTGGGTGTTGTCGAGCACGGTCTTTTCCTGAACACCGACGAGGTCTATGTTGGCAGGAAAGGCGGCGCTGTTGAGATCATAAAATAA
- the aspS gene encoding aspartate--tRNA(Asn) ligase — protein MSLENPRTHYTSQIDPEKIGDEKVTVCGWVHEVRDLGGICFLVVRDREGKAQVTLVKKKIDKEIFDAARKLVRESIVAVTGSAKPEGKAPNGYEIIPEEIVVLNEAESPLPMDTTGKVDAELDTRLDSRFIDLRRERTTAIFKIRHEVLRSVRNFLSDEGFIETSSPKVVATATEGGTSLFPITYFDREAFLNQSPQLFKQILMSGGLDRVFEIGPIFRAEEHDTRRHLNEATSIDIEASFVDHFEVMEILENMIAYVYGQVIENEAASLENLGIELEVPKTPFMKIPYSEAIDIVNAKGEEMIEWGGDLGTVAEHTIGEYVFKETGESHYFITDWPTEIKPFYAMPYENDPLISKSFDMMHRTMELSSGAQRIHLHDMLKERIESQGLNPDGFDFYLRAFKYGMPPHSGWGVGCERLVMTMLGVENIRDTVLFPRDRKRLSP, from the coding sequence ATGTCATTAGAAAACCCAAGAACACATTATACCTCACAGATCGATCCGGAAAAGATCGGTGATGAAAAGGTCACTGTCTGCGGATGGGTACATGAAGTCAGAGACCTTGGCGGAATCTGCTTCCTGGTTGTCCGTGACCGTGAAGGAAAGGCACAGGTAACACTTGTCAAGAAGAAGATCGACAAGGAGATCTTCGATGCTGCAAGAAAACTTGTACGTGAGTCCATCGTGGCTGTGACCGGTTCTGCAAAACCTGAAGGCAAGGCTCCAAACGGCTATGAGATCATCCCTGAAGAGATCGTTGTCCTTAACGAAGCTGAATCACCACTTCCAATGGACACCACTGGAAAGGTAGATGCTGAACTTGACACACGTCTTGATTCAAGGTTCATTGACCTGAGACGTGAAAGGACCACAGCTATCTTCAAGATAAGACATGAGGTCCTTCGTTCAGTGAGAAATTTCCTGTCCGATGAAGGTTTTATTGAGACATCAAGCCCTAAGGTCGTTGCAACAGCTACCGAGGGTGGTACATCCCTTTTCCCTATCACATATTTTGACAGGGAAGCATTCCTGAACCAGAGTCCACAGCTTTTCAAGCAGATCCTTATGTCCGGCGGACTTGACAGGGTATTCGAGATCGGACCTATCTTCAGGGCAGAGGAGCACGACACCCGCAGACACCTTAATGAAGCTACATCCATCGATATCGAGGCAAGTTTCGTAGACCACTTCGAGGTCATGGAGATCCTCGAGAACATGATCGCTTACGTCTATGGGCAGGTCATCGAGAACGAAGCAGCTTCCCTTGAGAACCTTGGTATTGAGCTCGAAGTTCCAAAGACACCATTCATGAAGATCCCTTATAGCGAGGCTATTGACATTGTCAATGCCAAGGGTGAGGAAATGATCGAATGGGGTGGAGATCTTGGTACAGTTGCAGAGCACACCATTGGTGAGTATGTGTTCAAGGAAACCGGAGAATCACACTACTTCATCACTGACTGGCCAACCGAGATCAAGCCATTCTATGCTATGCCTTACGAGAACGACCCATTGATATCCAAGTCATTCGATATGATGCACAGGACAATGGAGCTTTCCTCCGGTGCACAGCGTATACACCTGCATGACATGCTTAAGGAAAGGATCGAATCCCAGGGACTTAACCCTGATGGGTTTGACTTCTACCTGCGTGCATTCAAGTACGGTATGCCACCACACTCCGGATGGGGTGTTGGTTGTGAGCGTCTTGTCATGACAATGCTCGGTGTTGAGAACATTCGCGATACTGTTCTGTTCCCAAGGGACAGGAAGCGACTGTCACCTTAA